One window from the genome of Phycisphaerae bacterium encodes:
- the xseB gene encoding exodeoxyribonuclease VII small subunit, which translates to MTDKKSKLPNLEKLTFEEAIAKLREIVEQVESGEVGLEDSIEQYELGCRLIQHCRSILDGAEQRIEVLTKTLDGKLAAQAAPQELQGEAGEE; encoded by the coding sequence ATGACGGACAAGAAGAGCAAATTGCCGAACCTGGAAAAGCTGACGTTCGAGGAGGCGATCGCCAAGCTGCGCGAGATCGTCGAACAGGTCGAGTCCGGCGAGGTGGGGCTCGAGGATTCGATCGAGCAGTACGAACTGGGCTGCCGGCTGATCCAGCACTGCCGATCCATTCTCGACGGAGCCGAGCAGCGGATCGAGGTGCTGACAAAGACGCTCGACGGCAAACTCGCCGCCCAGGCGGCGCCGCAGGAACTCCAGGGTGAGGCCGGCGAGGAGTAG